A single region of the Nicotiana sylvestris chromosome 6, ASM39365v2, whole genome shotgun sequence genome encodes:
- the LOC104218170 gene encoding putative glycine-rich cell wall structural protein 1 has product MTYKLMLLVVLGVLIQTSSARKLLGDSFLPNFNLNGGFDQILGGLGGGGGGGGGGGGGGGGSDGGFGIGFGYGEGHGSGVNGSGGGGGGGGGGGGGSNGGSGVGFGYGEGHGSGANGGGGGGGGGGGGGGGGKDGDSGFGFGEGWGHGGSRF; this is encoded by the coding sequence ATGACATACAAGTTAATGCTTCTCGTTGTTTTGGGTGTTCTTATTCAAACTTCCTCTGCAAGGAAACTTCTTGGGGATTCATTTTTACCCAATTTTAACTTAAACGGAGGGTTTGACCAAATTCTAGGAGGTCTTGGTGGCGGCGGCGGCGGTGGCGGAGGTGGAGGAGGTGGAGGAGGGGGTAGTGATGGTGGATTTGGCATCGGCTTTGGATATGGCGAGGGTCACGGATCAGGAGTGAACGGTAGTGGTGGCGGTGGTGGAGGCGGCGGAGGTGGTGGTGGAGGTAGTAATGGTGGGTCTGGTGTCGGCTTTGGATATGGAGAGGGTCATGGGTCAGGTGCAAATGGTGGTGGCGGTGGTGGAGGAGGTGGTGGAGGTGGCGGCGGTGGTGGTAAAGATGGTGATAGTGGTTTTGGTTTCGGAGAAGGATGGGGCCACGGTGGTAGTAGATTTTGA